One Spinacia oleracea cultivar Varoflay chromosome 4, BTI_SOV_V1, whole genome shotgun sequence DNA segment encodes these proteins:
- the LOC110788235 gene encoding heavy metal-associated isoprenylated plant protein 23-like, with product MWYAHLMLSSALSSLSGVKKMEINRKQQKVTVSGYAEANKVLKKAKSTGKKAEIWPYVPYNLVSQPYALASYNKDAPPGYVRMVDFVETPKIGTVSRYDQDPLISMFSDDNPNAWSIM from the exons ATGTGGTACGCACATCTGATGTTGAGTTCGGCTTTATCTTCACTCTCTG GGGTGAAGAAAATGGAGATAAATAGGAAGCAGCAGAAGGTGACAGTATCAGGATATGCAGAAGCAAATAAGGTGTTGAAGAAGGCAAAATCAACAGGGAAGAAAGCAGAAATATGGCCATATGTGCCTTACAATTTGGTATCTCAGCCTTATGCTTTGGCTTCTTATAATAAGGATGCCCCTCCTGGTTATGTCAGGATGGTGGATTTTGTTGAAACCCCGAAAATTGGTACAGTCTCCCGATATGATCAGGACCCTCTTATCTCCATGTTCAGTGATGATAACCCAAATGCTTGGTCTATTATGTAG